One Oryza glaberrima chromosome 10, OglaRS2, whole genome shotgun sequence DNA segment encodes these proteins:
- the LOC127752977 gene encoding BTB/POZ and MATH domain-containing protein 1-like — translation MATTTTSTVTTIAAQAYHVLKINGYSNTLKAGRHHPLSSCPFSAGGHTWHVSYYPHGCRDSNKDCISIFLVLEDIVTEEDVMAKATFSLLDRYENPVPSYTYHTELRNFSTSSGRARGFENFIRRDELERSEYLNDDYFAVAAHVIIPKEKPSVVVPPSNMHLHFGDLLVSKEGTDVKFLVGGEMFAAHRLVLAARSPVFKAELFGPTKKGTIDAIQIDNMEARVFKALLEFIYTDIWSEIGHGKDNVAMAQQLLAAADRYGLQRLKFVYEDKLCNHIDTCSVSTMLVLAEKHHCCKLKEACSTFLSSMSPPIVEDLNSSIFGSELEKTVSSSENHESQINRTDIRIQPWQNADV, via the coding sequence atggcgacaacgacgacgtcCACCGTCACGACCATCGCGGCACAGGCTTATCACGTACTGAAGATCAACGGGTACTCCAACACCTTGAaagccggccgccaccaccccctcaGCTCCTGTCCGTTCAGCGCAGGAGGCCACACTTGGCATGTCAGCTACTACCCACACGGATGCCGCGACAGCAACAAGGACTGCATCTCCATCTTCCTCGTGCTTGAGGACATCGTCACCGAGGAGGACGTGATGGCAAAAGCTACATTCAGCCTGCTCGATCGATACGAGAACCCGGTGCCGTCGTATACCTATCACACCGAATTACGTAACTTTTCAACATCTTCTGGTAGGGCAAGGGGGTTCGAAAACTTTATTAGGAGGGACGAATTAGAGCGATCGGAATATCTCAATGATGACTACTTTGCCGTTGCTGCCCATGTAATCATCCCAAAGGAAAAGCCATCTGTCGTCGTACCACCGTCGAATATGCATCTGCATTTTGGTGATCTCCTCGTAAGCAAAGAAGGCACCGATGTCAAGTTCCTGGTCGGCGGCGAGATGTTTGCGGCGCACCGGTTGGTGCTGGCGGCACGGTCACCGGTCTTCAAGGCAGAGCTTTTCGGGCCGACGAAGAAAGGCACCATAGATGCGATACAGATTGACAACATGGAAGCACGAGTGTTCAAGGCTCTGCTTGAGTTCATCTACACAGACATTTGGTCAGAGATAGGTCATGGAAAAGACAATGTAGCTATGGCTCAACAGTTGCTTGCTGCTGCAGACAGGTATGGCTTACAGAGGTTAAAGTTTGTCTACGAAGATAAGTTGTGCAACCACATTGATACATGCTCAGTGTCAACCATGTTGGTGCTAGCGGAGAAGCACCATTGTTGCAAACTCAAGGAGGCATGCTCTACGTTCCTTAGTTCCATGAGCCCTCCTATTGTTGAAGATCTAAATTCCAGCATATTTGGCAGTGAATTGGAGAAGACGGTTTCTTCTTCAGAGAACCATGAAAGTCAAATTAACCGTACAGATATTAGGATTCAACCGTGGCAAAATGCAGATGTCTAG